In Gemmata obscuriglobus, a single genomic region encodes these proteins:
- a CDS encoding catalase: MAQPKDAGMAGGHEVGKGGETHQTAQGQVPPLTTQQGVVVSDDQNTLRAGPRGPALLEDFHFREKIFHFDHERIPERVVHARGYGAHGFFESNGLLESVSRAAVFKKGEKTPAFVRFSTVAGNKGSADLARDVRGFAAKFYTKEGNWDLVGNNIPVFFIQDPIKFPDLIHAAKQEPDRAFPQAQTAHDNFWDFISLTPESMNMVMWIMSDRTIPRSFRFMEGFGVHTFRLVTAEGKSTFVKFHWKPKLGLQSVVWNEAVKINGADPDFHRRDLWTAIESGAFPEWELGVQLFDEEFAAKFGFDLLDPTKIIPEEDLPVKIAGRLVLDRNVDNFFAETEQVAFCTQNVVPGIDFSNDPLLQGRNFSYLDTQLKRLGSPNFTHIPINAPRCPVMNFQQDGHMAMRNPKGRVNYEPNSWTGATPRELPGPRESAQGYKSFPEPIQAQKVRERSETFSDHYSQARQFYVSQTDIEKQHIANALTFELSKVERVDIRARMVAHLLNIDQGLADAVAKGLRLKEVPKPMPAAKPTRQDLKPSDKLSIVKNGPKSFAGRKVGALVTDGVDANVLAALEKALKAEGAMLKLVAPEVGGVKDSAGAWHDAHEKLEGGPSVLFDAVVILPSKEGVAALAKLPAARDFVADAVAHRKFVGYAATATPLFEKAGVADALDEGFLPLNKLEECDAFVAACRKVRFWGRAAAER; the protein is encoded by the coding sequence ATGGCACAGCCGAAAGACGCGGGTATGGCGGGTGGGCATGAGGTCGGGAAGGGCGGAGAGACGCACCAGACTGCGCAAGGACAGGTGCCACCGCTCACAACGCAGCAAGGCGTTGTGGTTTCGGACGACCAGAACACGCTCCGCGCCGGCCCCCGCGGCCCGGCACTGCTCGAAGACTTCCACTTCCGCGAGAAGATTTTCCACTTCGACCACGAGCGCATCCCGGAGCGCGTCGTGCACGCCCGCGGGTACGGGGCGCACGGGTTCTTCGAGAGCAACGGCCTGCTGGAAAGCGTGAGCCGTGCGGCGGTGTTCAAAAAGGGCGAGAAGACGCCGGCGTTCGTGCGGTTCTCCACGGTCGCCGGGAACAAGGGGTCGGCCGACTTGGCGCGTGACGTGCGCGGGTTCGCCGCCAAATTCTACACGAAAGAAGGCAACTGGGATCTGGTCGGGAACAACATCCCCGTGTTCTTCATCCAGGACCCGATCAAGTTCCCGGACCTGATCCACGCCGCCAAGCAGGAGCCGGACCGCGCGTTCCCGCAGGCCCAGACCGCGCACGACAACTTCTGGGACTTCATCTCGCTCACGCCCGAGTCCATGAACATGGTCATGTGGATCATGTCGGACCGGACCATCCCGCGGTCGTTCCGGTTCATGGAGGGGTTCGGCGTTCACACGTTCCGGCTCGTGACCGCCGAAGGCAAGTCCACGTTCGTGAAGTTCCACTGGAAGCCGAAACTCGGGCTCCAGTCGGTGGTGTGGAACGAGGCGGTGAAGATCAACGGGGCCGACCCGGACTTCCACCGCCGCGACCTGTGGACCGCCATTGAGAGCGGGGCGTTCCCGGAGTGGGAACTCGGGGTGCAACTGTTCGACGAGGAGTTCGCAGCCAAGTTCGGGTTCGACCTGCTGGACCCCACCAAGATCATACCCGAGGAGGATCTGCCGGTGAAAATCGCCGGCCGCCTGGTGCTCGACCGCAACGTGGACAACTTCTTCGCCGAGACCGAGCAGGTGGCGTTCTGCACGCAGAACGTGGTCCCGGGGATCGACTTCTCCAACGACCCGCTGCTCCAAGGGCGCAACTTCTCGTACTTGGACACGCAACTGAAGCGGCTCGGGAGCCCGAACTTCACGCACATTCCGATTAACGCGCCGCGGTGCCCGGTGATGAATTTCCAGCAGGACGGGCACATGGCGATGCGGAACCCGAAGGGACGGGTGAACTACGAGCCGAACTCGTGGACCGGTGCCACCCCGCGCGAGCTGCCCGGGCCGCGCGAGTCGGCTCAGGGGTACAAGAGCTTCCCGGAGCCGATCCAGGCGCAGAAAGTGCGCGAGCGCTCCGAGACGTTCTCGGACCACTACAGCCAGGCGCGGCAGTTCTACGTCAGCCAGACGGACATCGAGAAGCAGCACATCGCCAACGCGCTGACGTTCGAACTGAGCAAGGTGGAGCGGGTGGACATCCGCGCCCGCATGGTGGCCCACCTGCTCAACATCGACCAGGGGCTGGCCGACGCGGTCGCTAAGGGCTTGCGGCTGAAGGAGGTGCCCAAGCCGATGCCGGCCGCGAAGCCCACCCGCCAGGACCTGAAACCGTCGGACAAGCTGAGCATCGTCAAGAACGGCCCGAAGAGCTTCGCCGGGCGAAAGGTCGGTGCGCTCGTTACCGACGGCGTGGACGCCAACGTGCTCGCCGCGCTGGAGAAGGCGCTGAAGGCGGAAGGGGCGATGCTCAAACTGGTGGCGCCCGAGGTGGGCGGGGTGAAGGACTCGGCGGGCGCGTGGCACGACGCGCACGAGAAGTTGGAGGGCGGGCCGTCGGTGCTGTTCGACGCGGTCGTGATTCTGCCGTCGAAGGAGGGCGTGGCGGCGCTCGCGAAGCTGCCCGCGGCGCGGGACTTCGTGGCCGACGCCGTGGCGCACCGGAAGTTCGTCGGGTATGCGGCGACCGCGACTCCGCTCTTTGAAAAGGCGGGCGTGGCGGACGCGCTGGACGAGGGCTTCTTGCCGCTCAACAAACTGGAGGAATGCGACGCGTTCGTGGCGGCGTGCCGGAAGGTGCGGTTCTGGGGCCGCGCCGCCGCCGAGCGGTAA
- a CDS encoding SUMF1/EgtB/PvdO family nonheme iron enzyme translates to MPRLQALLECLGQALCEKGRKALQGQWSFADVLPDVAKAAFDSTHKKLPGEDLRTALADCAAADATEFERRVGELIVELSTTHAVPKAELADYLRVLPVTVRQRLRRPSDPDGRTVPENFHIGKAEELAAFLPLRTPTFRPGDRPEGLDNWVLTELRGLGQISEVWRGEDAEQPEQPSAALKFITDPEAQERVRAGTDLFQQAFELNDENGILPLRSVYLEAALPQRHPETSGACAVAHRPAAVTAPCLEAPFVSGYDLAGLMFEWRWRFDAAKPEAALKLVRRLAGIVAKAQEKGAVHRDLKPSNVLLHPTAGGKFTMWVSDYGWGPIESVRALELARTGPKGEERRLAFRGAATSLYACPQQVKKEPPAPTDDVHAIGVIWYQLLKRDPTAAAPFGAEWVEELRPAGFTDSQARVLQACLSTRTDKRPKNAAALAAALAEVTVAPPDPAGTDGSKLISLKGPGSSIYPAITTARGRVYSAEAAAGAAAAMLAAAGAAGLTASGPGTASGNTLRLVKNSIGMTFVRVPAGAFRMGCDNSGRDFETPPHVVKISRPFYISVVPVTQAQYEAVKHKNPSRFSRSRGGGPDHPVEHLTWDQAFRFCDRLARLPDEAIHRRTYRLPTEAEWEYACRAGTTTDFAFGDRLQPQDALFAGAGGRYAGKSTCPVALFPANAFGLHDFHGNVAEWVHDWFDEYYYFDSPPVDPIGPRGGQLRVVRGGGWNSPATECRSAARRGQDPDTVSDAVGFRVVMDVG, encoded by the coding sequence ATGCCGCGTCTACAAGCGCTCCTCGAATGTCTCGGTCAGGCTCTCTGTGAGAAAGGCCGCAAGGCCCTGCAGGGGCAGTGGAGCTTCGCGGATGTCCTGCCCGATGTCGCGAAAGCCGCGTTCGACTCCACACACAAGAAGCTACCCGGGGAAGATCTCCGAACGGCCCTCGCGGACTGTGCCGCGGCGGACGCGACCGAGTTCGAGCGGCGGGTCGGCGAGCTGATCGTCGAACTGTCCACCACGCACGCCGTTCCCAAAGCGGAACTGGCCGATTACCTCCGGGTGCTGCCGGTTACGGTGCGCCAACGGTTGCGGCGCCCGTCCGACCCGGACGGGCGCACGGTGCCCGAGAACTTCCACATCGGAAAGGCGGAGGAACTCGCCGCGTTCCTGCCGCTACGCACCCCCACGTTCCGGCCCGGCGACCGGCCCGAGGGGCTGGACAACTGGGTCCTCACCGAGTTGCGCGGGCTGGGCCAGATCTCCGAGGTCTGGCGCGGTGAGGACGCCGAGCAACCTGAGCAACCGTCCGCGGCGCTCAAGTTCATCACCGACCCCGAGGCGCAGGAGCGGGTGCGGGCCGGCACCGACCTGTTCCAGCAGGCGTTCGAGCTGAACGACGAGAACGGTATCCTCCCGCTCCGGTCCGTGTACCTGGAAGCGGCTCTGCCGCAACGTCACCCGGAAACCAGCGGCGCGTGTGCCGTCGCGCACCGACCCGCGGCCGTTACGGCCCCGTGCCTCGAAGCGCCGTTCGTGTCCGGCTACGACCTCGCCGGCCTCATGTTCGAGTGGCGATGGCGGTTCGACGCGGCCAAGCCCGAGGCCGCGCTCAAACTGGTCCGGCGGCTGGCGGGGATCGTCGCGAAGGCTCAAGAAAAGGGCGCCGTCCACCGCGACCTGAAGCCCAGCAACGTGCTGCTGCACCCGACCGCGGGCGGCAAGTTCACTATGTGGGTCAGCGATTACGGGTGGGGGCCGATCGAGAGCGTGCGGGCGCTGGAACTGGCGCGGACCGGGCCGAAGGGCGAGGAGCGGCGGCTCGCGTTCCGCGGCGCCGCCACCAGCCTGTACGCGTGCCCGCAACAGGTGAAGAAGGAGCCGCCCGCCCCGACCGACGACGTCCACGCAATCGGAGTCATCTGGTACCAACTCTTGAAGCGCGACCCGACGGCCGCGGCTCCGTTCGGCGCGGAGTGGGTCGAGGAGCTGCGGCCCGCAGGTTTCACTGACTCGCAGGCGCGGGTGCTCCAAGCGTGCCTCAGCACCCGAACCGATAAGCGGCCGAAGAATGCCGCGGCCCTCGCCGCGGCGCTCGCCGAAGTGACCGTCGCGCCACCCGATCCGGCTGGTACAGACGGGTCGAAGCTCATCTCTCTCAAGGGGCCTGGGTCGTCGATCTACCCGGCGATCACGACCGCCCGGGGCCGCGTGTACAGCGCGGAGGCGGCGGCCGGTGCGGCCGCGGCGATGCTGGCGGCGGCCGGTGCCGCGGGGCTGACCGCGAGTGGCCCGGGTACGGCGAGCGGCAACACGCTGCGGCTGGTCAAGAACTCGATCGGCATGACGTTCGTGCGCGTTCCGGCGGGCGCGTTCCGGATGGGCTGTGACAACTCGGGCCGGGACTTCGAGACGCCCCCCCACGTGGTGAAAATCAGTCGCCCGTTCTACATCTCGGTGGTCCCGGTGACGCAGGCCCAGTACGAGGCGGTGAAGCACAAGAACCCGAGCCGGTTCAGTCGCTCCCGCGGGGGCGGGCCGGACCACCCGGTCGAGCACCTGACGTGGGACCAGGCGTTCCGGTTCTGTGACCGACTGGCGCGGTTGCCCGATGAGGCGATCCACCGGCGGACGTACCGGCTCCCGACCGAGGCGGAATGGGAATACGCGTGCCGTGCGGGCACCACGACCGACTTCGCGTTCGGCGACCGGTTGCAACCCCAGGATGCGCTCTTCGCGGGGGCCGGCGGAAGGTACGCGGGGAAGAGCACGTGCCCGGTGGCGCTGTTCCCGGCGAACGCCTTCGGGCTACACGACTTCCACGGAAACGTGGCCGAGTGGGTACACGACTGGTTCGACGAGTACTACTACTTCGACAGCCCGCCGGTGGACCCGATCGGACCGAGGGGCGGGCAACTCCGGGTGGTGCGTGGCGGCGGGTGGAATTCGCCCGCCACCGAGTGCCGCAGCGCTGCGCGTCGCGGGCAGGACCCGGACACCGTGTCCGACGCGGTCGGGTTCCGGGTGGTGATGGACGTGGGGTAG
- a CDS encoding PLP-dependent aminotransferase family protein — protein MPPAPLSRSGKSRRTTDSPITYFIKKALETPGLVSFAAGLVDEGSLPVDEVRAAATEILSDPRAGQTALQYGSTHGMPELRRQVLDLVCGLDGVNPSDLNLTPNDVCITTGSQQLLYLLGEVMFDPGDIVISEAPSYFVYHSLLQSHGAEVLTVPMDEHGMDVDALDALLDRLRRSGDLPRVKVIYTVDYFQNPTGLTLSLERRKRLVEIAKRYSTAHRILILEDAAYRELKFSGPDLPSIKSFDPANEFVVYTSTFSKPCAPGLKTGYAILPPDVLAPILHLKGSHDFGSTNLSQHLLSRMMASGAYQAHAEKLRTVYRNKRDLMLSALESEFRDFPAARWTVPDGGFYVWFTLDGVDTGPNGPLVPAALEAGVLYVPGEFGHVPDANGHMPKNECRLCYGVATEPEITEGIRRLRKACAAVAAGKPKKEPVGV, from the coding sequence ATGCCGCCGGCGCCGCTGTCGCGGTCGGGCAAGTCCCGCCGCACCACCGACTCGCCCATCACCTACTTCATCAAGAAGGCGCTCGAGACGCCGGGGCTCGTCTCGTTCGCCGCCGGACTGGTGGACGAGGGTTCGCTCCCGGTCGATGAGGTGCGCGCCGCCGCCACCGAAATCCTGTCCGATCCGCGGGCGGGGCAGACGGCCCTCCAGTACGGCTCCACCCACGGGATGCCCGAGCTGCGGCGCCAGGTGCTCGATCTCGTGTGCGGGTTGGACGGCGTGAACCCTTCCGATCTGAACCTCACGCCCAACGACGTTTGCATCACCACCGGGTCGCAGCAGTTGCTGTACCTCCTCGGCGAGGTGATGTTCGACCCGGGCGACATCGTGATCTCGGAGGCGCCGTCGTATTTCGTGTACCACAGCCTGCTCCAGTCGCATGGGGCGGAGGTGCTGACGGTGCCGATGGACGAGCACGGGATGGACGTGGACGCCCTCGACGCGCTCCTCGACCGGTTGCGCCGGTCGGGCGACTTGCCGCGAGTGAAGGTGATCTACACCGTTGACTACTTCCAGAACCCGACCGGGCTCACGCTCTCGCTGGAGCGCCGCAAGCGGCTGGTCGAGATCGCCAAGCGGTACAGCACCGCGCACCGCATCCTGATCCTGGAAGACGCGGCGTACCGCGAGCTGAAGTTCTCCGGTCCGGACCTGCCGAGCATCAAGAGCTTCGACCCGGCGAACGAGTTCGTGGTGTACACGAGCACGTTCTCGAAGCCGTGCGCCCCGGGGCTGAAGACGGGGTACGCGATCCTGCCGCCGGACGTGCTCGCCCCGATCCTGCACCTGAAGGGCAGCCACGACTTCGGCTCGACGAACCTGTCCCAGCACCTCCTGTCGCGGATGATGGCGTCGGGCGCGTATCAGGCGCACGCGGAGAAGTTGCGGACCGTCTACCGCAACAAGCGTGACCTCATGCTGAGCGCGCTGGAGAGCGAGTTCCGCGACTTCCCCGCGGCGCGGTGGACCGTGCCGGACGGCGGGTTCTACGTGTGGTTCACGCTGGACGGCGTTGACACCGGGCCGAACGGTCCGCTGGTGCCGGCGGCGCTGGAGGCGGGGGTGCTGTACGTGCCCGGCGAGTTCGGCCACGTCCCGGACGCGAACGGCCACATGCCGAAGAACGAATGCCGGCTGTGCTATGGGGTCGCGACCGAACCCGAGATCACGGAAGGCATTCGGCGCCTGCGAAAAGCGTGCGCGGCGGTCGCCGCCGGCAAGCCGAAGAAGGAACCGGTCGGGGTGTGA
- a CDS encoding serine/threonine-protein kinase produces the protein MALAPANANDAATLADELVRHRVVAPDQLAALATEFTGGTAAELVEFLAARGTLTPFQAARALAGESAVLTLGPYRLTGRAGRGTFGPLFAATHVTRPGRFALRVTPLRSLWKARQAKQLARALAAGATHPAVLPLVEVDSANGFHYLVWPHADGIGLTELVEGNGPLAPGDAVALLGHLANALTACHARGIVHGALTPDCVRLAEDGLPRLLELGAGALLAQSLETDEALFDSLSAAFASAGVLAFAAPELALHPLNATPACDQYALAAVGYYALTGLSPYPHPTLAEQFRAKRSEAPPSVAVVNTQVPHDVAAVLERMMHPDPAARFASLAEVEERLSALALPSDPSASDQIELESLLLSQLQKGGAAGSGAISWTESGSGVLRPVARDDSDASVTFDLPEAAETVPGPLVPAHECADTPRDALSSVRAAELSLAVPSPVPQVPSEGPVMGNRLLGAMNDGSRERRALPPPPDPRLSAPTPVQWHTTDEEPSAAAGARRTAPPRAEPEGPPPTSAIWKSLRRNVLFWKAPRDAVQVSVFGPSAATPGQTVRLTIFLHPPDAVASVRTLSRAFQGDAEQVGTGYLACEVVRGTELAVHVSVANAGVGKALMRCEWRGQPHRLSLDLHVPWESAEGWTPGLVSVGLDDVRVGKIEFWLNVLPRKA, from the coding sequence ATGGCCCTTGCGCCCGCGAACGCGAACGACGCCGCGACCCTCGCCGACGAGTTGGTCCGCCATCGGGTCGTTGCCCCGGACCAATTAGCCGCACTCGCGACCGAGTTCACGGGCGGCACTGCCGCGGAGCTGGTCGAGTTCCTCGCCGCCCGCGGCACGCTGACGCCGTTTCAGGCCGCGCGGGCGTTGGCGGGAGAGAGTGCGGTTCTGACCCTCGGCCCGTACCGGCTCACCGGGCGCGCCGGGCGCGGCACATTCGGGCCGCTGTTCGCCGCGACCCACGTGACCCGCCCCGGGCGCTTTGCCCTGCGGGTGACGCCGCTCCGGTCACTGTGGAAAGCCCGGCAAGCGAAGCAGCTCGCGCGAGCGCTCGCGGCCGGTGCCACGCACCCGGCGGTGCTTCCGCTCGTCGAGGTGGATTCGGCCAACGGGTTTCATTACCTCGTCTGGCCGCACGCGGACGGGATCGGGCTGACCGAACTGGTCGAGGGTAACGGGCCGCTCGCCCCGGGCGATGCGGTCGCCCTGCTCGGGCACCTCGCGAACGCCCTGACCGCGTGCCACGCGCGCGGGATCGTTCACGGGGCCCTGACGCCCGACTGCGTCCGGTTGGCGGAAGACGGGCTGCCCCGACTGTTGGAACTCGGGGCCGGCGCGCTTTTGGCGCAGAGCCTAGAGACAGACGAGGCCCTGTTCGACTCTCTGTCCGCGGCGTTCGCGTCCGCCGGGGTGCTGGCGTTCGCCGCGCCCGAACTGGCGCTCCACCCGTTAAACGCCACCCCGGCGTGTGACCAGTACGCGCTCGCGGCCGTGGGGTACTACGCGCTCACGGGGCTGTCCCCGTACCCCCACCCGACGCTCGCCGAGCAGTTCCGCGCCAAGCGGAGCGAGGCGCCGCCGTCGGTCGCGGTGGTTAACACGCAAGTGCCGCACGACGTGGCCGCCGTTCTTGAGCGGATGATGCACCCGGACCCGGCCGCCCGGTTCGCGTCGCTCGCGGAAGTCGAGGAGCGGCTCTCGGCGCTCGCGCTCCCATCGGACCCCTCGGCGTCCGACCAGATCGAACTCGAATCCTTGCTGCTGTCGCAACTGCAAAAGGGGGGCGCGGCGGGCAGCGGGGCCATCTCATGGACCGAAAGCGGGTCCGGGGTGCTGCGCCCGGTCGCCCGCGACGATTCCGACGCGTCCGTCACGTTCGACCTGCCGGAGGCGGCCGAAACGGTGCCCGGCCCGCTCGTGCCGGCGCACGAGTGCGCCGACACCCCGCGCGACGCCCTCAGCTCGGTCCGCGCGGCCGAACTTTCGCTCGCCGTTCCGTCGCCCGTGCCGCAGGTGCCTTCGGAGGGACCGGTCATGGGTAATCGGTTGCTGGGTGCAATGAACGACGGGAGCCGGGAGCGGCGCGCGCTCCCCCCGCCACCGGACCCGCGGTTATCGGCGCCGACCCCGGTCCAGTGGCACACGACCGACGAGGAACCGAGCGCGGCGGCCGGCGCACGGCGAACCGCCCCGCCTCGCGCAGAACCCGAAGGGCCGCCCCCCACTTCCGCGATCTGGAAGTCCTTGAGGCGGAACGTGTTGTTCTGGAAAGCGCCCCGCGACGCCGTGCAGGTAAGCGTGTTCGGCCCGTCGGCCGCCACCCCGGGGCAGACGGTGCGGCTCACGATCTTCCTCCACCCCCCGGACGCGGTGGCGAGCGTCCGCACCTTGTCCCGCGCGTTCCAGGGCGACGCGGAGCAGGTGGGCACCGGGTACCTCGCGTGCGAGGTGGTTCGCGGGACCGAGTTGGCGGTCCACGTTTCGGTCGCGAACGCCGGGGTCGGTAAGGCCCTCATGCGGTGCGAATGGCGCGGACAGCCGCACCGGTTGAGCCTCGACCTGCACGTCCCGTGGGAAAGCGCCGAGGGCTGGACGCCGGGGCTCGTGTCGGTCGGGCTCGACGACGTGCGCGTCGGGAAGATCGAGTTCTGGTTGAACGTGCTCCCGCGGAAAGCCTGA
- a CDS encoding glucose-1-phosphate adenylyltransferase, whose product MRSVLAIILGGGRGTRLFPLTKSRSKPAVPVAGKYRLIDIPISNCINSELHSIYVLTQFLSVSLHRHIANTYKFDMFSKGFVEVLAAQQTNESADWYQGTADAVRQNLSYIEREDPDEVLILSGDQLYRMDFRQLFETHRACKADITLAAIPVPERDTVGFGLLSMDAQSRVTGFVEKPKTPEERAPYYTSAEWIERRGIECRNRHYLANMGIYLFKTPVLYELLTAKPLATDFGKEVFPRNYKTKNICAHLFDGYWEDLGTIRSYHEASLALAGSNPPFDFFAPEGVIYTRMRNLPASRINGASLAQSVVADGCVIGADTRIERSLVGVRSRIGNNCLIRDTVVIGADKFETDAQRAENKKKGRPDLNIGNNSVIAQAILDKDCRIGHGVRLTNESGIQEMDGPGGSFHIRDGIICVPRGGIIPDGTVV is encoded by the coding sequence ATGCGTTCCGTCTTGGCCATCATTTTGGGGGGCGGTCGGGGCACCCGGCTGTTCCCGCTCACCAAATCACGGTCCAAGCCGGCCGTGCCTGTGGCGGGTAAGTACCGCCTCATCGACATCCCGATCTCGAACTGCATTAACAGTGAGCTGCACAGCATTTACGTGCTGACGCAGTTCCTCAGCGTGAGCCTCCACCGGCACATCGCGAACACCTACAAGTTCGACATGTTCAGTAAGGGGTTCGTCGAGGTACTTGCGGCGCAGCAGACCAACGAGAGCGCCGACTGGTACCAGGGCACCGCGGACGCGGTCCGGCAGAACCTGTCCTACATCGAGCGAGAAGACCCGGACGAGGTGCTCATTCTGTCGGGTGACCAACTGTACCGGATGGACTTCCGACAACTGTTCGAGACGCACCGGGCGTGCAAGGCCGACATCACCCTCGCGGCGATCCCGGTGCCGGAGCGCGACACTGTGGGGTTCGGTCTGTTGAGTATGGACGCCCAGAGCCGCGTCACCGGGTTCGTGGAGAAGCCCAAAACGCCGGAAGAGCGAGCACCGTACTACACGTCGGCTGAGTGGATCGAGCGCCGCGGGATCGAGTGCCGGAACCGTCACTACCTCGCCAACATGGGTATTTACCTTTTCAAAACGCCGGTCCTGTACGAGCTGCTCACCGCCAAGCCGCTCGCGACCGACTTCGGCAAAGAGGTGTTCCCCCGGAACTACAAGACCAAGAACATCTGTGCGCACCTGTTCGACGGGTACTGGGAAGACCTGGGCACCATTCGGAGCTACCACGAAGCGAGCCTGGCGCTGGCGGGGTCGAACCCGCCGTTCGACTTCTTCGCGCCCGAGGGCGTCATTTACACCCGGATGAGGAACCTGCCGGCGAGCCGGATCAACGGCGCGTCGCTGGCCCAGAGCGTTGTAGCCGACGGGTGCGTGATCGGGGCCGACACGCGCATCGAGCGGAGCCTGGTCGGAGTGCGAAGTCGGATCGGTAACAACTGCTTGATCCGCGACACGGTGGTGATCGGGGCCGACAAGTTCGAGACCGACGCGCAACGAGCGGAGAACAAGAAGAAGGGCCGCCCGGACCTGAACATCGGCAACAACAGCGTGATCGCGCAGGCCATTCTGGACAAGGACTGTCGAATCGGTCACGGGGTGCGGCTCACCAACGAGAGCGGCATCCAGGAAATGGACGGACCGGGCGGATCGTTTCACATCCGCGACGGAATCATCTGCGTACCCCGTGGGGGAATCATCCCGGACGGTACCGTCGTGTGA